In one window of Camelina sativa cultivar DH55 chromosome 15, Cs, whole genome shotgun sequence DNA:
- the LOC104745692 gene encoding uncharacterized protein LOC104745692 isoform X1: protein MASNNNEKSEENLYAVLGLKKECTTTELRSAYKKLALRWHPDRCSSMEFVEEAKKKFQAIQQAYSVLSDSNKRFLYDVGAYNTDDDDDQNGMGDFLSEMAAMMNQSKPNENDTGDGFEQLQDLFNEMFQGDAAAFSSSSSSSCSTSTFTSSCSFGFDIDTQRSSSFQTSSMGMNDPFGFDPRAHHTFSLGQVDHQQDFKKGKNNGGRRNSRRKNNVPSTGHETSSNNNYGVPTS from the exons ATGGCGTCGAATAATAACGAGAAAAGCGAGGAGAATTTGTATGCTGTTCTGGGTTTGAAGAAAGAATGTACCACGACGGAGCTCCGTTCTGCTTATAAGAAGCTTGCTCTT AGATGGCATCCAGATCGTTGTTCGTCAATGGAGTTTgtagaagaagcaaagaagaaatttCAAGCAATCCAACAAGCTTACTCTG TTCTGTCTGACTCCAACAAGAGGTTCCTGTATGATGTTGGAGCTTATaatactgatgatgatgatgaccaaaAC GGAATGGGAGATTTCTTGAGTGAAATGGCGGCTATGATGAATCAATCTAAACCTAAT GAGAATGACACAGGGGACGGTTTTGAACAACTACAAGATCTGTTTAATGAGATGTTTCAAGGAGACGCTGCTGCATtctcatcgtcatcatcatcatcttgctcCACTTCAACGTTCACTTCCTCTtgtagttttggttttgatatagACACGCAGCGGTCATCGTCATTTCAGACAAGTTCAATGGGGATGAATGATCCTTTTGGATTTGACCCGAGAGCTCATCATACCTTCTCTTTAGGg CAGGTTGATCATCAGCAGGATTTCAAGAAAGGGAAGAACAATGGCGGAAGGAGGAACAGCAGAAGGAAGAACAATGTTCCATCCACTGGTCACGAGACGTCGTCCAACAACAACTATGGAGTCCCCACCTCATAG
- the LOC104745692 gene encoding uncharacterized protein LOC104745692 isoform X2: protein MASNNNEKSEENLYAVLGLKKECTTTELRSAYKKLALRWHPDRCSSMEFVEEAKKKFQAIQQAYSVLSDSNKRFLYDVGAYNTDDDDDQNGMGDFLSEMAAMMNQSKPNENDTGDGFEQLQDLFNEMFQGDAAAFSSSSSSSCSTSTFTSSCSFGFDIDTQRSSSFQTSSMGMNDPFGFDPRAHHTFSLGVDHQQDFKKGKNNGGRRNSRRKNNVPSTGHETSSNNNYGVPTS, encoded by the exons ATGGCGTCGAATAATAACGAGAAAAGCGAGGAGAATTTGTATGCTGTTCTGGGTTTGAAGAAAGAATGTACCACGACGGAGCTCCGTTCTGCTTATAAGAAGCTTGCTCTT AGATGGCATCCAGATCGTTGTTCGTCAATGGAGTTTgtagaagaagcaaagaagaaatttCAAGCAATCCAACAAGCTTACTCTG TTCTGTCTGACTCCAACAAGAGGTTCCTGTATGATGTTGGAGCTTATaatactgatgatgatgatgaccaaaAC GGAATGGGAGATTTCTTGAGTGAAATGGCGGCTATGATGAATCAATCTAAACCTAAT GAGAATGACACAGGGGACGGTTTTGAACAACTACAAGATCTGTTTAATGAGATGTTTCAAGGAGACGCTGCTGCATtctcatcgtcatcatcatcatcttgctcCACTTCAACGTTCACTTCCTCTtgtagttttggttttgatatagACACGCAGCGGTCATCGTCATTTCAGACAAGTTCAATGGGGATGAATGATCCTTTTGGATTTGACCCGAGAGCTCATCATACCTTCTCTTTAGGg GTTGATCATCAGCAGGATTTCAAGAAAGGGAAGAACAATGGCGGAAGGAGGAACAGCAGAAGGAAGAACAATGTTCCATCCACTGGTCACGAGACGTCGTCCAACAACAACTATGGAGTCCCCACCTCATAG